GGGATGCCGAACCCGATCTCGGCGTCGGTGAACTCGGCGGCGACGCCGTAGGCCACGCCCGCGCTCGTCCCGAACGCCCAGTGGATGGCCTCCTGCGCCTCCAGCTTCTCGTCGCGGCTCAGCGTCACGCCGACCTCGTCGGTCACCTCCTGCGCCAGCTTCGACGGCGGCATCCGGTCCGGGTGGCCCTGCACGTCGGCGCCGGGCTGCTCCTTCTCGCGGTGGGTCGGCGGGAAAAGCCGCTCGCCGAGGTCCTGGAGCAGCGGCTCGGCCTGGCTCTTGACGAACGTGCCGACGAGGCCGCCCGCCAGCCCGGCGACGGCGCCCTTCCAGATGGAGGGCTGCGGACGGGCGAAGGGAGTCGAGAACGGCATGGGAGGGGCAGAGGCGAGGGGACCGCTCCAACCGCCCCGCCCCCGCCGTGTTCGTCGCGATGCCCCGCCTCGGGCCATCCCCGAGGATCCTTCCCCCGCCGCGCGCCGTGCCCTCCTCCCCTGCCGCCGCGCCATGCCCACCCTCCTCGTCTGCCTTTCCGACGTCCAACTCGCCGATCTCGACCGGGTCCGCGAGATCGCGCCCGAGTTCGACGTCGTCCGCACCCGCACGAAAGACGACGTCCGCCCCCACCTCGGGGACGTCGCGGTCGCCCTCGGCTACTTCCCCCCTGCCCTCGTCGCGGAGGCGCCGAGTCTGGGGTGGATCCAGTCGTGGAGCGCCGGGCTCGACTGGCTCGTCGAGCACGAGGCGTTCGACGCGTCGGCGCACCCCGACCTCGCGGTGACGAGCGCGTCGGGCGTCCACGCCGTGCCCATCGGAGAGCACGTCTTCTCGTTCCTGCTCGCCTTCGCGCGGCAGCTCCCGACGGCGCTCCGCGACCAGCGCGCGCACCGGTGGGGCGGCAGCGACGACTACGGCGGCGTGTTCGAGCTTTTGAACAAGCGGCTCGTGGTGATCGGCGCCGGCGCCATCGGCGAGCGCGTGATCCGGCTGGCCGACGCGTTCGGCATGACGTCCGTCGCCGTCCGCCACAGCGGGCGCGAGACGCCGGGCGCGCTCCGGACCGTCACGCCCGACGCCATGGCCGACGAGCTCGCCGAGGCCGACGCGGTCGTGGCCGCGCTCCCCGCCACCGACGCGACCTACCGGATGCTCGACGCCGGCGTGTTCGGCGCGATGAAGCGCGGGACCGTGTTCGTCAACGTCGGCCGCGGCGAGACGGTCGACCAGCACGACCTCGTCGAGGCGCTCCGGTCCGGCCATGTCGGCGCGGCCGGGCTCGACGTGGTCGAGGACGAGCCGCTCCCCGCGTCGTCGCCGCTGTGGGACATGGACAACGTGATCCTCACGCCGCACGTGGCCGGCGACACGCCGCACTACGCGGAGCGCGCCCTCCACCTGTTTGCCGACAACCTCGAGCGCTGGCGGGCTGGCGACGACCTCCGCAACCGCGTAGATCTCGAGGCCGGCTACTGACCGGCGCTGGCGGGAGGTGCGAGGCCGCCTCTCTCATCGGGTCGGCTACGAAGCGTTGGACGTCCGTGCGGAAGGGGACCCCCTCGCTCGTCCACGCCCACGCCAGGAGCCGACGGCGGCTCTCGATCTCGGCCGACGCCGCGGCGTCGGCCCCGGTCGGGCGCCCGTCTGCATCGGCCCCTCGTCGAGCCATGCGGGGCGGAGAACGGACGGTCACGGAGCGGCTCGGGTCGCAGGGCGCCGGGGCTGGCCGGCCGATCCCGAGGCGCTCGCGCTCAAGGCGCCGCCGACGCCAACTCTCGGTCGATCCGCCCCACCATCCGGCCCAGCAGCGCGCGGACGGGCTCGCCCTCCTCCAGGATCGCGTTCGCCATCACCCACCGGTTCTCCGTGTGGTTCTCGAAGGCCACGTCCGAGAGGAGCGCGTCGTAGCGCTGGGGGAACTGGCTCGGCCGGTCGGTCGCGATGTAGCCGACTTGGAGGTCGGCCGTCACGAGCGGCGTCCGCTCGACGAGGTAGGGGAAGAACCGGTCGAGCACGTCCGCCCGCATCTCGTCCTCGGCCGCCCGCAGCTGTTCGAGCACGTCCGGCCACGAGGCCAGCATGGCCCGGAGGCTGTCGTCGCGGACGAGCCCGAGGTGCCCGGCGCCCAGCATGGCCTCGACCTCGCCCATGGCGGGGTGGTACGCCGGGATCTCGTTGATGAGCGCGGTCAGCAGCGTGTCCATCGTGGCCGGCGGCACGTCGGCCGGGTCCGGCCCCGTCCACGCGAGCAGGCGGCGGGCCTGGCGGATGGTCCGGCGGTGCTCTTCGGCCACCCGGTCGAGATGGTCGACGTTGGCCGCGAGCTCGGACCGGAGGCCGCGCAACAGCTCGCGCTCCTGCGCTCGTGCCGCCCGCTCGTTGCCCCAGGCCGTGACCTGGAAGCCGATCACGACGCCGAGCACGACGATGGCGACCTCAAGCCCGACGGCGAACCAGTTCTGCTCGCGGACGGCTTTCGAGAGCCGCCCGAGGAACGTCATGGCCCGCCTCGTGGGCGGCGTCGGCTCGGCCGTGGCGGACACCGAGGCGAGCGGGGTGGAGGTAGGCAGGGGCTCCATGCGCGAAGGTAGCCGCCCGGGACCGCCCCCCCCGTTCTGCGCGTCGGCGCTACACGTTCGACAGCACGATCCGGTACCGCGCCTCGCCCGACTTCAGGCGGCCGAGCGCGGCGTTGACCTCGCTCATCGGAAACACCTCGACCTGCGGCTTGATGTCGTGGAGGTGCGCGAAGTCGAGCATCTGCTCGATCGTCGCCGGGGCACCAACCGGCGAGCCAGAGATCGACCGCTGGCCCAGCATCAGCGGGAACACGCCGAGGTCCAGCGGCTCCAGCGTGGCGCCGACGAAGTGGAGCCGCCCCTTCGGCTTGAGCGTGCTCACGTAGACGTTCCAGTCCAGCTTCACGTTGACCGTCGAGACGATGAAGTCGAACGTGCCCGCGGCCGACGCGATGGCATCGGGGTCGCGCGAGCTGAGCACCTTGTGGGCGCCGAGGTCGAGGGCCTCCTCCTGCTTCGACGGGCTCGACGTGAAGGCCGTCACCTCGCAGCCCCACGCGTTGAGGAACTGGAGCGCGAGGTGCCCGAGCCCGCCGATCCCGATCACGGCCACCGCGTCCGTCGGGCGGACGTCGAACTGGACGAGCGGGTTGAAGACGGTGATGCCGCCGCAGAGCAGCGGCCCGGCGGCCTCGAGGTCCATCCCGTCGGGGATCGCGACGACGCTCGACGCCTGGGCCCGGACCGTGTCTGCGAACCCGCCGTGGTGGCCGACGATCGTGGGCTGCGCCGTCGCGCAGAGGTTCTGGTCGCCCGTCTTGCACGAGCCGCAGTGGCCGCAGTAACCGGCGTGCCAGCCCAGCCCGACGACCGCCCCCTCGGCCAGGCTCTCGACGTCGCTGCCGACCGCGGCGACGCGGCCGATCACCTCGTGGCCGGCGACGAGCGGGTACTGGGTCATCCCCCACTCGTTCTCGATCATGCTCAGGTCGCTGTGGCAGATGCCGCAGTAGAGGACGTCGATCTCGACCTCGTCGGCGCCGAGGGGCCCGGCCTCGTAGGTGAACGGCTCCAGCGGGCCTCCGCTTTCGTGGACAGCGTAGGCGGCGACGGTCTGGGAATCGGCCATTGGGGGATGTCGGGGTATCGGCGGGGCGCCGGCAGTCGGTCAGGCGGGCGGGCGCTGGGGCTCGCTGTGGGCGACCGGAGAGGGGGTCCCACTCGCGGTAGCAATATGATTTTGATCAAGTTACGAACCAGGGTCTCCCCGCCGGACTATCGGACCTCGACCCCGCGCCGCGCGAGGACACCCTGGAGATCACGGACGCGGCTGAGCATGGTCGTCGCGGACGAGCGAGAGGTCGGTGCTGACGAGGGCGCGGGCGACGCCGAGCGCCAGCCCGGGCCGGTCGTTCCAGACGACGGCCCCGGCCCACGCCGCGACCGAGTCGGGGTCGGCGCGGTCGGGCGCGTTGAACGCGACGAGGAGCTTGGCCGAGGCCTCCATCGAGTTCCGCATGGCGGCCGTCGAGCCCTCAAGGCGGCCGGCGGTCGTCGCCAGGTCGGCGGCGAGCTGCTGGAGGTAGACGCGCTCCTGGGCCGCGCCCTGGCGGTCGCCCCACCACACGTTGAGGGCGAGGGCGATGAGGATGCCCGCCACCACCACGACGATCTCGGCGGCGAACCAGCGCGCCTTGGGCCGCCAGTCCCACCGCCTCGGGGATGGCGTGGGCGGGGGCGGGTCGGGCGGCGGAGGTGCCGAGGTGGATGGGGTGGGAGCGTCGGTCATGGCTGGGCGTCGGGCGGGCCGTCGAGGTCGGTCGCCAGCGCCGCGCGGAGGCGTCGGAGGAGCCCGTCGAGCTGACCGTACTTGAACAGCACGTCGTCCTCGATCCAGACCTTCTGCACGAGCGCGTTGCGGAGCGCCCGGCTCTGGAGAAGCGGCCGGTGGTCGGTGGGCGTCGGCGGCGTGGGGAGCGCCGCCCCCTGGTACGGGTCGCTGCTGCCGGGGACGGTCTCGGCCCGGTTGGAGACCTGGGCCAGCTCCGTCTCGGCGCGGAGGAGAGGGACCCAGACGGTCTCGTAGTGGGCGCGCTCCTGCTCGCCCTGCACCCGGACGGCGGCGAGCTCGGTGTGCCACGTCCCGAGGAGGCGCCGCAGCGAGTCGGTCTGGACGACGTCGAGTTGCCCGTCCTGGACGGCCGCGTCGAGCACGGCCGACTCCAGCGTCGTGTAGCTGCTCCACCACGAGACGTCGGTGAGGAGCTGGTCGGCCGAGTCGGCGGAGACCTCGGAGGTGGGGTCGGCGGAGACGGCCAGGAGCGTCGTCGCGGTCTCCTTGACGGCGCCGTGGAACGCGACGATCCGTGCGAGGCGGGCCTCGTTGGCGTCGGCCTCGGCGAGGAGCGCCGTCAGGAGGCGCCGCTCCTCCTGGGCCTGCTGGCGGTCGCCCCACCACGCGTTGATGCCGACGGCCGTGAGCACGCCGAGCACGACGATGAGGTACTCGGCGGCGAACCACCGAACCTTGGGCCGCCAGTCCCACCGCCTCGGGCGCGGCGCGGGCGGCGGAGTCGCCAGGGGGGGCGGGGTCGGGGCGTCGCTCATCGGTCCAGTTCGGCCTCGACCTGCTCGCGGAGGGCCGCCGCGTACTGGGCGATCTCTCGCCGGTTGATCGCCATGTTGTCTTTCGCAATCGTGATCCGGACCATCAAGCGGTGGACCTGCTCGTCGCGAACGAGCGCATCGGTGTCCAGGGCAGGAAGGGCCACGCCGGGAGGCGCGAGCGCCATCCAGTCGTCGGCGCGGTCGAGCGAGTCCAGCGCGGCGGGGCCGACCCACTCCGCGAAGAGCAACGCGACGGGCGTCGTCGCGCCGTACTCGTCGGTCTGTCGGAGGAGCACGTCCTTCCAGGCCCCCCACCCCCGGATGTTCTCCCGCGCTTTCTCGAGGTAGGCGGTGATCGCGATGCGGAGGGAGTCGTCGCGGATGAGCCCGATGTCGCCCGTCGAGACGAGGGCCTCGGCGGTGCCCAGGACGGGGCTGATCTCCCAGTACGCGGGCGCGACGGCGGCCCAGTGGATGACGGAATCGCGAGGCGGCGGCTCGGGGAGATAGTGGGCCTGAGCCAGCCGTCGCGGGGCCCGTTCGAGCGGGGCCATCGTTCGAGCGAGGTCGTCCGCCAGCCGCTCGGTCTCGGCGAGGTCGCGCGAGAGCTGGCGGAGGTACGTCTGTTCCTTGGCGCGGTCCGACTGGGCCTGCCCCCAGCTCGTCACCTGGAAGCCGATGACGACGCCGAGCACGACGATGCCGACCTCGAGACAGACGACGAACCAGTCCTGCCGCCGGACGGCCGCCGCCAGCCGGGCGAAGAAGGTCCGCCTCGGGCTCGGCGCGGGTGCACTCGTCGGCGGAGGCGCCGAGGCGGGCGGGGGCGGGGCGTCGCTCATGCGTCGAGGGTAGCGTCGATAAGCGCGACCGCCCGCTCGGCCGCGGCGATGAGCGGGTCGAAGCTGACGCTGAGCGCGGCCGCGAAGCCGGCCCACTCCGTCAGCGCGGCGTGGACGTCGAGGTGGGCTGCGAGGGCCTGCACCCCGGCCGCGGCCACCTCCGGCGCGACGCCCGCCGGGCAGTCGCCGCGGTAGAGCTCCTCGCCGTCGGTCAGCTTGAAGCAGTTCGTCCAGTACGGCATGTGGGCCGCGAGGGGGATCAGGCCGCGGGCGAGGGACCGGTACGCGGGCGGCTGCTCCAGTGGGGCCTCGAACTGATCGGCCTGACGGAGGTAGTCCTCCATGGCGTCGACGAGGTCGCGGTCGCGGGGCCACCCGTTGCGCCGCATCTCGTCGTAGGTCGAGCGACCGACCGTGACCTGCTGCCACTGCGAGGCATGGAAAAAGTCGACGAGGGGGCCCCAGCAGTCGTCCGTGCACGGCTCGCCCGCATCCAGGAAGGCGAGGGCGGCCTCGCCGGACTGACCGACCTGGGCGTACGCGTTCCGCTTGATGGTTAGCTGGCGAGCGGCCTCGACGAGTTCGGCGCGGAGCTCGCCCAGCAGCAGGCGCTCGCGTGCGTCCTCCGCCCGCGCGGTGTTCCAGTTGCCGAGCTGGATGCCGAGGAACACGCCGACCACTACGATCACGAAGTCGATGGCGACAGCCGTCCAGTTCTGGTCTTGGACGTGCTGGGCGACGCGGCGGAGGATCATGGCCGGTCGCCGGTCGGGAGCGTGAGCACGAACGTGGCGCCCATGCCCTCAGCGCTCTCGACGGCGAGCGTGCCGCCGTGGCCCTGCGCCACGATGTCGTGACTGAGCGAGAGCCCGAGGCCCGTCCCCTCGCCGGTCGGCTTCGTGGTGAAGAACGGCTCGAACACGCGGGCCCGCACGGCCTCCGCCATCCCCGGCCCGTTGTCCCCCACGCGGACCTCCACGCTGCCGACCGTCCGGCACGTCGCGACGGTGACCGTCGGGGCGTACCCGTCCCCCTCCGCCTCGGCGCGCTGGCGGGTGGCGTCGAGCGCGTTGTCGATGAGGTTGATGAGGACCCGTCCGATCTCTTGCGGCGCGAGCTCGACCTCGCCCACGCCATCCCCGAGGTGGAGCGAGAGCCTCGCTTCGAACCCGGGGTGCCGGACCCGCACCGCGTGCTCGGCGTGCCTCGCGTACTCTGCGACGAGCGCGTTGAGGTCCACGACGTGCCGCTCCCCCGATCCGCTCCGTGCGTGCTCCATCATCGACCGCACGATGGCGTCGGCGCGGCGGCCGTGCTCCTCGATCTTGGCCGCGTTCGCCTGGAGGTCGGCGAGGAGAGTCGCCC
This sequence is a window from Rubrivirga marina. Protein-coding genes within it:
- a CDS encoding DUF1440 domain-containing protein, which codes for MPFSTPFARPQPSIWKGAVAGLAGGLVGTFVKSQAEPLLQDLGERLFPPTHREKEQPGADVQGHPDRMPPSKLAQEVTDEVGVTLSRDEKLEAQEAIHWAFGTSAGVAYGVAAEFTDAEIGFGIPASVALFAGTHGTTLPALGLQADVGELPKAWWVWELGSHLVYGLTVDLVRRGVRELLD
- a CDS encoding D-2-hydroxyacid dehydrogenase — encoded protein: MPTLLVCLSDVQLADLDRVREIAPEFDVVRTRTKDDVRPHLGDVAVALGYFPPALVAEAPSLGWIQSWSAGLDWLVEHEAFDASAHPDLAVTSASGVHAVPIGEHVFSFLLAFARQLPTALRDQRAHRWGGSDDYGGVFELLNKRLVVIGAGAIGERVIRLADAFGMTSVAVRHSGRETPGALRTVTPDAMADELAEADAVVAALPATDATYRMLDAGVFGAMKRGTVFVNVGRGETVDQHDLVEALRSGHVGAAGLDVVEDEPLPASSPLWDMDNVILTPHVAGDTPHYAERALHLFADNLERWRAGDDLRNRVDLEAGY
- the ahr gene encoding NADPH-dependent aldehyde reductase Ahr yields the protein MADSQTVAAYAVHESGGPLEPFTYEAGPLGADEVEIDVLYCGICHSDLSMIENEWGMTQYPLVAGHEVIGRVAAVGSDVESLAEGAVVGLGWHAGYCGHCGSCKTGDQNLCATAQPTIVGHHGGFADTVRAQASSVVAIPDGMDLEAAGPLLCGGITVFNPLVQFDVRPTDAVAVIGIGGLGHLALQFLNAWGCEVTAFTSSPSKQEEALDLGAHKVLSSRDPDAIASAAGTFDFIVSTVNVKLDWNVYVSTLKPKGRLHFVGATLEPLDLGVFPLMLGQRSISGSPVGAPATIEQMLDFAHLHDIKPQVEVFPMSEVNAALGRLKSGEARYRIVLSNV